In [Leptolyngbya] sp. PCC 7376, a genomic segment contains:
- a CDS encoding cupin domain-containing protein has product MTNTTATISVDHNPSPNKLKELGVFEWSIWTKEASTFPWEYDIRETCYFLEGEVIVTPDGGEPVSMGKGDLVTFASGLSCTWEIKQDVKKHYFFG; this is encoded by the coding sequence ATGACTAATACAACCGCAACAATCTCCGTCGATCACAACCCTAGCCCAAACAAACTAAAAGAGTTAGGAGTTTTTGAGTGGAGCATCTGGACAAAGGAAGCGTCAACTTTTCCTTGGGAATATGACATCAGAGAGACGTGTTATTTTCTTGAAGGGGAAGTGATTGTGACGCCCGATGGCGGTGAACCTGTCTCCATGGGTAAGGGAGATTTAGTCACCTTTGCCTCTGGCTTAAGCTGCACTTGGGAAATTAAGCAGGACGTGAAAAAGCATTATTTTTTCGGTTAA
- a CDS encoding SPOR domain-containing protein: MQQTTKRHVVKAFAGFGLLGYLSIGAIATAQVTVFQGLPPVPPDIPSLRETPEDEDVREVVPIAQPPALSEFNFEAPKATTSPRTITNFTDGYRVEVPKNDALTLAAVQRVQPDAFLRGDRIQAGLFSEKDNARNLQADLREQGISAKVVKVDEDDIVAVGSSVDNAGYFVAIPTRGDSFSTIQSRLLSAGISSGLMQEKDSPRGDHIAIGPFLSRQEAEVVNTQVRAESLDSRLYFRD; this comes from the coding sequence ATGCAACAAACAACAAAACGTCATGTGGTCAAAGCTTTTGCCGGCTTTGGGCTATTAGGTTACCTCTCCATAGGGGCGATCGCCACAGCACAGGTTACGGTATTTCAAGGTTTGCCGCCTGTACCACCGGATATTCCCTCATTGCGGGAAACCCCTGAAGATGAGGATGTGAGAGAAGTTGTCCCCATTGCGCAGCCCCCTGCTCTTAGCGAATTTAACTTTGAAGCACCAAAGGCTACTACTAGCCCAAGGACTATCACGAACTTTACAGATGGTTACCGCGTCGAAGTCCCAAAAAATGATGCTTTAACCCTCGCTGCGGTTCAGCGGGTTCAGCCCGATGCCTTTTTGAGAGGCGATCGCATTCAGGCAGGCCTCTTTTCTGAGAAAGACAATGCCCGTAACTTACAGGCTGATTTACGGGAGCAAGGCATCTCCGCAAAAGTCGTCAAAGTGGACGAAGATGATATCGTTGCTGTTGGGTCTAGTGTTGATAATGCGGGCTATTTTGTCGCAATTCCGACCCGTGGTGATTCTTTCAGTACAATCCAAAGTCGCTTATTGAGTGCTGGAATTAGTTCTGGCTTGATGCAAGAAAAAGATTCTCCCCGTGGCGACCATATCGCCATTGGCCCTTTCCTGAGCCGCCAGGAAGCCGAAGTGGTGAATACCCAAGTTCGTGCCGAATCTTTGGATAGTCGCTTATATTTCCGAGACTAG
- the folD gene encoding bifunctional methylenetetrahydrofolate dehydrogenase/methenyltetrahydrofolate cyclohydrolase FolD: MAQILDGKGFAKKIKATLKEKVAQLEPQMGRPPGLAVLMVGDNPASAAYVRNKERSCERVGIASFGKHFPTDVTQAELEAVIQELNADDRVDGILVQLPLPDHLDSVGLLLTIDPEKDADGLHPLNLGHLVRSEPGLRSCTPYGVMELLKEYDIPIAGKKAVVVGRSILVGKPIALMLLEANATVTIAHSRTEDLAAVTREADILVAAVGRSEFITADMIKPGAIAIDVGINRVENPETGKARLVGDIAFEAAEKVASYITPVPGGIGPMTVAMLLQNTFNSYEAKAKT, from the coding sequence ATGGCTCAAATCCTTGACGGCAAAGGCTTTGCCAAGAAAATCAAAGCTACTCTCAAAGAAAAAGTTGCCCAACTTGAACCGCAGATGGGTCGTCCACCAGGGTTGGCTGTGTTGATGGTGGGAGATAATCCCGCAAGTGCCGCTTATGTGCGTAATAAAGAACGTTCCTGTGAGCGAGTAGGCATTGCTTCTTTCGGTAAACATTTTCCAACCGATGTCACCCAAGCTGAACTAGAAGCCGTGATCCAAGAGCTAAACGCTGATGACCGTGTCGATGGCATCCTTGTGCAATTGCCGTTACCTGATCACCTTGATTCTGTTGGTTTGCTATTAACCATTGACCCAGAAAAAGACGCCGATGGCCTTCACCCGCTCAATTTGGGACATTTGGTTCGGTCTGAACCAGGTTTACGAAGCTGTACACCCTATGGCGTGATGGAATTGCTGAAGGAATATGATATTCCCATCGCCGGAAAAAAAGCCGTTGTCGTGGGTCGCAGTATTCTCGTTGGGAAACCGATTGCTCTGATGTTGCTCGAAGCTAATGCCACAGTGACGATTGCCCATTCCCGCACTGAGGATTTGGCGGCAGTTACTCGTGAGGCCGATATTCTCGTGGCGGCTGTGGGGCGATCAGAATTTATTACAGCTGACATGATTAAGCCTGGGGCGATCGCCATTGATGTTGGTATTAACCGGGTCGAAAATCCTGAAACTGGTAAAGCTCGATTGGTCGGAGATATCGCGTTTGAGGCTGCCGAAAAAGTGGCATCTTATATTACCCCTGTGCCCGGCGGCATCGGCCCGATGACGGTGGCGATGCTCTTACAAAATACGTTTAATAGCTATGAAGCAAAGGCAAAAACCTAA
- a CDS encoding succinate--CoA ligase, with protein MINWETNKNILVQGIDTPLAQYYVPRMLAYGTQIVAGVSAGRGGKTIDNIPVFDLVTTANSELGKMTTSLIFVDTFEVLDAASEAIAAGIKQLVIVSEDVPPLDMVRLFRKAKKYDVRILGPGSSGFVLPGALWLGTGFVDHFMAGEVALLSRFHSLAQEAAIALNKAGFGQSCVIDVGNAELPGSTLTQWLNILDADPKTKAIALLGRYGSREEVQAIPFIREQLSTPVVTYLCGSHAPLDRSCHNAGTIIANQLSYCLSENYSETEMAALFKREKLSFARSLSDLPKLIQKAIASPKSHRQRKSKSSAK; from the coding sequence ATGATTAATTGGGAAACAAACAAAAATATTTTGGTGCAGGGGATCGACACGCCGCTGGCCCAATATTATGTGCCACGGATGTTGGCCTATGGCACGCAGATTGTTGCGGGGGTTAGTGCGGGACGCGGCGGCAAAACTATTGATAATATTCCTGTTTTTGACCTCGTGACCACGGCGAATAGTGAACTGGGTAAGATGACCACAAGCTTGATTTTTGTGGATACTTTTGAGGTTTTAGATGCGGCTTCTGAGGCGATCGCCGCGGGGATCAAACAATTGGTCATTGTCTCTGAAGATGTACCGCCATTGGATATGGTGCGTCTATTCCGTAAAGCAAAAAAATACGATGTGCGTATTCTCGGCCCTGGTAGTAGTGGCTTTGTTTTACCGGGAGCATTATGGTTGGGAACAGGTTTTGTAGATCATTTTATGGCGGGGGAAGTGGCTCTACTGAGTCGATTTCATAGCTTGGCTCAAGAGGCAGCCATTGCGTTAAATAAAGCTGGGTTCGGGCAGTCTTGTGTAATCGATGTGGGTAATGCTGAGTTGCCAGGTTCGACTCTGACGCAATGGCTGAATATCCTTGATGCCGACCCGAAAACTAAGGCGATCGCCCTACTGGGACGGTATGGTTCTCGTGAGGAAGTGCAGGCTATTCCTTTCATCCGTGAACAACTTTCAACTCCTGTGGTGACTTACCTTTGTGGTAGTCATGCTCCCCTCGACCGCAGTTGTCATAATGCAGGCACAATCATTGCGAATCAACTGTCTTATTGCCTCAGTGAAAACTACAGTGAAACTGAAATGGCAGCTCTCTTTAAGCGAGAAAAATTATCCTTTGCCCGTTCGCTCAGCGATTTACCAAAATTGATTCAGAAGGCGATCGCCTCACCAAAATCCCATCGTCAACGTAAATCGAAAAGTTCAGCAAAATAG
- a CDS encoding ATP-grasp domain-containing protein gives MELLEYQAKQLFRQVGIPTLPSQVISDARELKQLQIPYPVVLKSQVSSGGRGKVGGIKSVQNTIDAIAAARNIFNLAIAGQYPEVILAEAQYRSEQEIFLAVVLDYELQRPVLIGSAFGDTNVDVNTLLANLHQVVIEGSFSPFYARHLLHKMGVSGELVISLSQIIQKMYELLLAKDLELIEINPLGIGQNGELMALGGKVLAHNTALRKHADIAKFGDRSMSDSPRKMTATGPLFWKHDVTGGKIGIICVGVGAAALIWDTIHDQKGHPACCWILGPYDQSSMFVPQELETQMMAILEQVKSLPQVDVLLLNLVADDEINQQILQHLATYIKQPSPVINRAPMGHQTTVTIPTVSESTFPEVVVRCLPTIENTFDSSLYWETELSDAISRAIALSKQRNVRA, from the coding sequence ATGGAATTGCTCGAATATCAAGCAAAACAACTCTTTCGTCAGGTGGGTATTCCGACGCTACCGTCACAGGTGATTTCCGATGCGCGCGAGTTGAAACAGTTGCAAATTCCCTATCCTGTTGTGTTAAAGTCTCAGGTTTCTAGTGGGGGACGGGGCAAGGTTGGTGGCATTAAATCAGTGCAGAATACGATTGATGCGATCGCCGCGGCCCGCAATATTTTTAATTTGGCGATCGCTGGACAATACCCTGAGGTGATTTTAGCTGAAGCCCAATATCGAAGCGAACAGGAAATCTTTTTAGCGGTGGTGTTGGACTATGAATTGCAACGACCAGTCTTAATTGGCTCTGCCTTTGGCGATACAAATGTCGATGTCAATACTCTTCTGGCAAATTTACATCAGGTGGTCATCGAAGGATCATTTTCACCCTTTTATGCCCGTCATCTCCTCCATAAAATGGGCGTATCGGGAGAACTGGTGATCAGCCTGAGTCAGATTATTCAGAAAATGTATGAGCTATTGCTCGCGAAAGATCTCGAACTGATTGAAATTAATCCCCTCGGCATTGGTCAAAATGGTGAACTGATGGCCCTCGGCGGCAAGGTTCTCGCCCACAATACAGCCTTGCGTAAACATGCAGACATTGCGAAGTTTGGCGATCGCTCAATGTCTGATAGCCCTCGCAAAATGACCGCAACAGGCCCCTTATTTTGGAAACACGATGTCACCGGTGGAAAAATTGGCATTATTTGTGTGGGGGTGGGTGCGGCAGCACTTATCTGGGACACGATCCATGATCAAAAAGGTCACCCCGCTTGTTGCTGGATTTTAGGCCCCTATGATCAAAGTTCAATGTTCGTACCCCAAGAGCTCGAAACACAGATGATGGCAATTTTAGAGCAAGTAAAATCGTTGCCGCAGGTGGATGTTTTATTGCTAAATTTGGTTGCTGATGATGAGATAAATCAACAAATTTTGCAACATCTGGCGACCTACATAAAGCAACCGAGTCCTGTGATTAATCGGGCACCTATGGGACATCAGACGACCGTTACAATACCCACTGTGTCAGAATCGACATTTCCAGAAGTGGTGGTGCGATGTTTACCTACCATTGAAAATACCTTTGATAGTTCGCTCTATTGGGAAACTGAGCTCAGCGATGCTATTAGTCGGGCGATCGCCTTGAGTAAACAAAGAAATGTTCGTGCGTAG
- a CDS encoding glycosyltransferase family 2 protein, with product MANQPWQEEDNIDPFETLLNEFTDPEEAEEEFREDFFQGLGGRRKKSAFMLTCIWAIAFVLHIMSWGSTAVIGATGLLFIQAIRLVSQKPDESPIPLTDDQLADVPTVSLVVSAKNEEAVISRLVKNLCQLDYPVDKYDVWLIDDASTDKTGQILDQLATEFSQLKVVHRPPNAGGGKSGALNQVLADTQGDLVAVFDADAVAPKDLLRHVVPMFNDQKMGAIQVRKAIANESLNFWTRGQATEMILDGYFQQQRIALGGIGELRGNGQFVRRTALDQCGGWNEETITDDLDLTIRLHLDDWKIGFLLEPAVQEEGVTKAVSLWHQRSRWAEGGYQRYLDYWRYFSNQRLGFGKKIDLFSFILMQYLLPTAAIPDFVFAIATGHLPILFPMTILATVLTSWAMLEGTLRVYKHEPWSWQKLKKITGNCLVTSVYMLHWLVVMPITTARMSVRRKRLKWVKTVHQGEQETLVSQS from the coding sequence ATGGCAAATCAGCCTTGGCAAGAAGAAGACAACATTGATCCCTTTGAAACGCTCCTCAATGAGTTTACCGATCCCGAGGAGGCAGAAGAGGAGTTTCGAGAAGACTTTTTCCAAGGCCTGGGGGGACGGCGCAAAAAATCGGCGTTTATGTTGACCTGTATTTGGGCGATCGCCTTTGTGTTGCACATCATGAGCTGGGGATCGACTGCAGTTATTGGCGCTACAGGTTTGTTGTTTATTCAAGCTATTCGTCTCGTCAGTCAAAAACCTGACGAATCACCCATTCCTCTCACCGACGATCAGCTTGCAGATGTACCCACTGTTTCATTAGTTGTGTCAGCAAAAAATGAAGAAGCAGTAATTTCCCGCCTCGTCAAAAATCTTTGTCAGCTCGATTACCCTGTCGATAAATATGATGTGTGGCTAATTGATGATGCGAGCACTGATAAAACAGGACAAATCTTAGATCAGTTAGCAACAGAGTTTTCACAATTAAAAGTCGTGCACCGTCCTCCCAATGCTGGTGGCGGTAAGTCTGGCGCTCTTAATCAAGTTTTAGCGGATACCCAAGGCGATCTTGTGGCAGTTTTTGATGCTGATGCTGTGGCACCAAAGGATTTGCTACGCCATGTGGTGCCAATGTTTAACGATCAAAAGATGGGCGCTATTCAAGTTCGGAAGGCGATCGCCAATGAATCCCTCAATTTTTGGACAAGGGGGCAGGCGACTGAAATGATCCTTGATGGCTATTTTCAGCAACAACGTATTGCCCTTGGTGGTATTGGTGAGCTGCGCGGAAATGGCCAATTTGTGCGACGGACAGCCTTGGATCAATGTGGTGGCTGGAATGAAGAAACTATTACCGATGATCTCGATCTAACAATCCGGTTACATCTCGACGATTGGAAGATTGGATTTTTATTAGAGCCCGCTGTACAAGAAGAAGGCGTCACTAAAGCTGTTTCCCTGTGGCACCAACGCAGTCGCTGGGCTGAAGGCGGTTACCAACGTTACTTAGATTATTGGCGTTATTTCTCTAATCAACGACTCGGTTTTGGGAAGAAAATCGATCTGTTTTCATTCATTTTGATGCAGTATTTGTTGCCCACAGCGGCGATCCCAGATTTTGTCTTTGCGATCGCCACCGGGCATTTACCGATTCTATTCCCGATGACTATCCTCGCCACTGTGCTCACTTCTTGGGCGATGCTCGAAGGAACGTTGCGGGTCTACAAACATGAACCTTGGTCTTGGCAAAAACTGAAAAAGATTACTGGCAATTGCTTAGTGACGTCGGTATATATGTTGCATTGGCTAGTGGTGATGCCCATTACCACGGCAAGAATGTCTGTCCGTCGGAAACGCCTCAAATGGGTTAAAACGGTGCACCAAGGCGAACAAGAAACCCTTGTTTCTCAGTCTTAA
- the amt gene encoding ammonium transporter, which translates to MDSSLNILWVIFCAILVSTMQAGFCCLESGLVRAKNSINVAIKNLVDFCVASLLFSMIGCALMFGESHYGLVGGSIPPVSEWTGEDYSLFLFFVTFCGTATTIVSGAVAERMSFFGYFIVAVILSTLVYPVTGHWVWGGQLFQPTDGWLGRLQFHDFAGSTVVHSVGGWMALAAILIIGPRIGRFTPKLKNIDGDNLPTAVLGVFLLWFGWFGFNGGSTLAFTGLVPQILVNTAQGGAAGGLTALFTTWYFDRKPKVPLVMNGVVAGLVSVTAGCDVMSLLGAICAGAIGGVLCTIAARVLVWYRLDDPVGVVSAHLICGIWGTLAVPLFRDPTLWDVEYSLWRLLGIQILGVITVAFYSFSVSYLLLKLINHFVPLRVTANEERMGLNVAEHGAGTATQDLIKGMNEHLLLENFTQPIFMEPETDMALIASHYNRVLAKMNQIRSELNASHDQLLRVLNSPAFPVVISDRTTSVILFINQQAAELFGFSLQEVGRYHELDFWYTSSERRDFLNQIQQDGQIESFEARFCRVNQETFWSLISGLEIIYDGYQCVLFSFSDISVHIQRERQLHFLAMRDELTGLYNRRAFFEEAKEAIAHDQIESGSSALMMLDVDYFKRVNDQFGHGMGDLVLKEIAQQCRRLVEQNGFMGRLEGEEFAIMLLQAPLEEALAIAEELRQTVENSRIPGNNETISVTISIGLTMVQEAVPLDTLLMRADKALYRAKTGGRNRVEQYFSIHNEPI; encoded by the coding sequence ATGGACTCCAGCCTAAATATCCTCTGGGTAATCTTTTGCGCAATACTGGTCAGCACAATGCAGGCGGGATTTTGTTGCCTAGAGAGTGGGTTAGTCCGAGCAAAAAATAGCATTAACGTCGCTATTAAAAATCTCGTTGATTTCTGTGTGGCGTCCCTACTTTTTTCGATGATCGGTTGCGCCCTTATGTTTGGCGAGAGTCACTATGGCTTGGTCGGTGGAAGCATTCCACCAGTTTCCGAATGGACAGGCGAAGACTACAGCTTATTTCTTTTTTTTGTCACATTTTGTGGCACAGCTACAACCATTGTTTCTGGTGCTGTCGCAGAACGCATGAGTTTTTTCGGCTACTTCATTGTGGCCGTAATTCTTTCTACTTTGGTTTATCCAGTCACTGGCCATTGGGTTTGGGGTGGGCAGCTATTTCAGCCCACAGATGGCTGGCTGGGTCGTTTGCAATTTCATGATTTTGCTGGGTCTACAGTCGTGCATTCGGTGGGAGGCTGGATGGCACTCGCCGCAATCTTGATTATTGGTCCTCGGATTGGACGCTTTACACCGAAGCTGAAAAATATTGACGGCGATAATTTACCAACAGCAGTACTCGGTGTGTTTCTGTTGTGGTTTGGGTGGTTTGGCTTTAATGGTGGCAGTACTTTGGCATTTACTGGTCTAGTGCCACAGATTTTGGTAAATACGGCACAAGGGGGAGCTGCGGGTGGACTAACAGCTCTTTTTACCACTTGGTATTTTGATCGCAAACCAAAGGTGCCTCTCGTTATGAATGGAGTGGTTGCTGGTTTAGTGTCTGTAACAGCGGGCTGTGATGTGATGTCGTTGTTGGGGGCGATTTGTGCAGGAGCCATCGGCGGAGTGCTCTGTACTATTGCTGCACGGGTTTTGGTTTGGTATCGCCTGGATGATCCGGTGGGGGTTGTATCTGCCCATTTGATTTGTGGGATATGGGGGACACTGGCTGTGCCATTATTCCGAGATCCGACTCTATGGGATGTGGAATATAGTTTGTGGCGATTGCTTGGGATCCAAATTCTTGGTGTGATAACGGTTGCTTTTTATTCATTTAGCGTCAGTTATCTACTGTTGAAACTGATCAATCATTTTGTGCCGTTACGGGTAACTGCCAACGAGGAAAGAATGGGCCTTAATGTTGCTGAGCATGGTGCAGGGACAGCTACCCAAGATTTGATCAAGGGTATGAATGAGCATTTGTTATTGGAGAATTTTACGCAGCCGATTTTTATGGAGCCAGAAACAGATATGGCTCTTATTGCCAGTCATTACAATCGTGTTTTGGCAAAGATGAATCAAATTCGCTCAGAACTTAATGCCAGCCATGATCAGCTTTTAAGGGTTTTAAATTCACCAGCATTTCCCGTCGTTATTAGCGATCGCACGACGAGTGTCATTTTATTCATTAACCAGCAGGCCGCTGAATTATTTGGGTTCTCATTGCAGGAAGTTGGGCGATATCACGAATTAGATTTTTGGTATACATCGAGCGAGCGCCGCGATTTTCTGAACCAAATCCAACAAGACGGACAGATTGAAAGTTTTGAGGCGAGATTTTGTCGTGTTAATCAGGAGACGTTTTGGTCACTGATTTCAGGTTTAGAAATTATTTACGATGGCTACCAATGTGTACTGTTTTCGTTTAGTGATATTTCTGTACACATTCAGCGGGAACGGCAATTACATTTCCTTGCGATGCGGGATGAACTGACCGGACTTTATAACCGTCGTGCTTTTTTTGAGGAAGCCAAAGAGGCGATCGCCCATGACCAAATCGAATCAGGATCCTCCGCTTTGATGATGTTGGACGTGGATTATTTCAAACGTGTTAACGACCAGTTTGGCCATGGCATGGGAGATCTTGTGCTGAAGGAGATTGCCCAGCAGTGCCGTCGTTTAGTTGAACAGAATGGTTTTATGGGTCGGCTAGAGGGTGAAGAATTTGCGATTATGTTGCTGCAAGCTCCCTTAGAAGAAGCTTTGGCGATCGCCGAAGAACTGCGCCAAACAGTCGAAAATAGCAGAATTCCAGGGAATAACGAGACGATTTCTGTGACGATTAGTATTGGTCTCACCATGGTTCAAGAAGCTGTGCCTCTCGATACTTTACTAATGAGAGCGGACAAAGCCCTTTATCGAGCTAAAACTGGAGGCCGGAATCGTGTTGAACAATATTTTTCTATCCATAATGAACCTATCTAA
- a CDS encoding thioredoxin family protein has protein sequence MSETQTPSNNQGKWQRLIVGFVAIALGVALAMGIKTQPPAVTLEAQAEAAVSLDVALANEKPTLVEFYADWCTSCQAMAEDLRQIKGNYDDRLNFVMLNVDNGKWLPEVLKYRVDGIPHFVFLDETSEAIAETIGEQPRTVLEADLDALIAHTDLPYTYKQGQISKLKDAPKTTQSDPRSHGAQVET, from the coding sequence ATGAGTGAAACACAGACACCAAGCAACAATCAGGGAAAATGGCAGCGATTAATTGTTGGTTTTGTGGCGATCGCCCTAGGGGTTGCCCTTGCTATGGGAATAAAAACTCAACCACCTGCCGTTACTTTAGAAGCTCAAGCTGAGGCTGCGGTTTCTTTGGATGTAGCGTTAGCTAATGAAAAACCGACCCTTGTGGAGTTTTATGCGGACTGGTGTACGAGTTGTCAGGCAATGGCAGAGGATTTGCGCCAGATCAAAGGGAATTATGATGATCGCCTCAATTTTGTAATGCTCAATGTCGATAACGGCAAATGGTTACCCGAGGTGCTGAAATATCGCGTTGATGGTATTCCTCACTTCGTATTTTTGGATGAAACCAGTGAGGCGATCGCCGAAACGATTGGTGAACAACCCCGCACTGTTTTAGAAGCAGATCTCGATGCGTTAATTGCCCATACTGATTTGCCCTACACCTATAAGCAAGGCCAAATCTCTAAGCTTAAAGATGCTCCGAAAACGACCCAAAGCGATCCCCGTAGCCACGGTGCTCAAGTCGAAACATAG
- the lptB gene encoding LPS export ABC transporter ATP-binding protein, whose product MTILLDNIRKVYGKRVIVNRVNLKVNRGEIVGLLGPNGAGKTTTFYITTGLIKPNEGQVWMNQRDVTSLSIDQRAKLGIGYLTQQPSIFRNLSVKENIQLVLEQSPLSPRQQRQRLQGLLEEFRLTKIMNTKGKLISGGERRRTELARALAVEGRGPKFLLLDEPFAGVDPIAVAEIQAIVAQLRERDMGILITDHNVRETLAITDRAYIMREGEILAAGTPEELYNNPLVREYYLGENFERGVNYP is encoded by the coding sequence GTGACTATCCTCCTCGACAACATCCGCAAAGTTTACGGCAAACGTGTCATCGTTAATCGCGTTAATCTCAAGGTCAATCGTGGCGAAATTGTCGGGTTACTCGGCCCGAATGGTGCAGGGAAGACCACGACTTTTTACATCACCACTGGGTTGATTAAACCGAACGAAGGTCAAGTTTGGATGAATCAAAGAGATGTTACTTCGCTAAGTATCGACCAGCGCGCAAAACTTGGAATTGGCTATCTGACGCAACAGCCCAGCATTTTTCGGAATTTATCAGTTAAAGAAAATATTCAGTTAGTTTTAGAGCAATCTCCCCTTTCGCCACGACAACAGCGCCAACGGTTGCAGGGACTCCTTGAAGAATTTCGCCTGACCAAAATCATGAATACGAAAGGCAAATTAATCTCAGGTGGAGAACGTCGCCGAACAGAGTTAGCCCGTGCCCTTGCAGTAGAAGGAAGAGGCCCTAAATTTCTCTTACTTGATGAGCCGTTTGCTGGAGTTGACCCGATTGCTGTGGCAGAAATTCAAGCGATTGTCGCGCAGCTTCGTGAACGGGATATGGGGATTCTAATCACCGACCATAATGTTCGAGAAACGTTGGCTATTACTGACCGAGCCTACATTATGCGAGAAGGTGAAATTTTAGCGGCAGGCACACCGGAAGAACTTTATAACAATCCTTTAGTGCGAGAATATTATCTCGGTGAAAACTTTGAGCGGGGTGTTAATTACCCTTAA
- a CDS encoding LptA/OstA family protein, translating to MAPRFQGFGKHISLFSGGLLAAIASTALLTLTNPVQAPVQAQNAGALTVQSDIQEANTETGVITARGNVRINYPARNIQGTAAQAQYFSTERTLVLSGNVYVLQDGNSMRAERMTYNIDEGRFVATPAPSEQVEAIYLVPEEETAPADSNTAPAQPDPEPTINLP from the coding sequence ATGGCTCCAAGGTTTCAGGGCTTCGGTAAACACATTTCTCTCTTTTCTGGTGGTCTGTTGGCGGCGATCGCCAGCACAGCTCTACTAACCCTGACCAACCCAGTCCAAGCCCCAGTCCAAGCCCAGAATGCTGGTGCTCTCACCGTTCAATCTGATATCCAAGAAGCCAACACTGAAACAGGCGTAATCACTGCACGGGGTAATGTTCGGATTAATTATCCTGCCCGTAATATTCAAGGCACAGCTGCCCAAGCCCAATACTTTTCTACCGAGCGTACCCTTGTTCTGAGCGGTAACGTTTATGTACTTCAAGATGGCAATAGTATGCGCGCTGAACGGATGACCTATAACATTGACGAAGGTCGGTTTGTCGCAACCCCAGCTCCCAGCGAACAAGTTGAAGCCATTTATCTTGTCCCTGAAGAAGAAACTGCCCCCGCTGACTCTAATACAGCGCCAGCCCAACCCGACCCTGAACCGACGATTAACCTACCGTAA
- a CDS encoding DUF1499 domain-containing protein, whose translation MFNFSGKRPENLGVTDGKLNACPGTPNCVCSQSDRPQEKIEALPAVSLDQLRQVIEGLERTTIIKQTDNYLYAEFKSKLMGFVDDVEFFHDGQAIQVRSASRLGKSDLGANRERVEMIRSAIQFM comes from the coding sequence ATGTTTAATTTTTCTGGTAAGCGTCCCGAAAATCTCGGTGTGACAGACGGCAAATTAAATGCTTGTCCGGGTACGCCTAACTGTGTCTGTAGTCAGAGCGATCGCCCCCAAGAAAAAATCGAGGCTTTACCTGCGGTTTCTCTCGATCAGTTACGCCAAGTGATTGAAGGTTTAGAACGGACAACGATCATCAAACAAACTGACAATTATCTCTACGCAGAGTTTAAGAGTAAGTTGATGGGCTTTGTTGACGATGTGGAATTTTTCCATGATGGTCAGGCGATTCAAGTGCGTTCTGCTTCTCGCCTCGGGAAATCCGATCTTGGTGCGAATCGTGAGCGAGTTGAGATGATTCGCTCTGCAATCCAGTTCATGTAA
- a CDS encoding glutathione S-transferase family protein: MTTPDIHLYTASTMNGWKPVIFLEEAEIEYELTYIDFGKKEQKSDWYMKLNPNGRIPTIVDRSNNDFAVFESGAILWYLAEKYNKFLPAGEKARSEALQWMMFQMSGIGPMMGQAMFFQRIAAPKGIEDQYAIDRYVAESRRLLEVLDRQLEGKEYLLGKEFTIVDMAMYPWARSYPWAKVSIDGLENLQTWFDRIDARPKTQKALTIPKPFPAFFGKGEIASSESENASRFDA, encoded by the coding sequence ATGACAACCCCAGATATCCATCTCTATACCGCCTCCACGATGAACGGTTGGAAACCCGTCATTTTCTTAGAAGAAGCAGAGATCGAGTACGAGCTAACTTACATAGACTTTGGGAAGAAAGAGCAAAAATCTGATTGGTATATGAAGCTCAATCCCAATGGCCGTATCCCCACAATTGTTGATCGTAGCAACAATGATTTTGCGGTCTTTGAATCCGGCGCAATCCTTTGGTATCTCGCGGAGAAATACAACAAGTTTTTGCCTGCTGGCGAAAAAGCACGATCAGAAGCGTTGCAATGGATGATGTTTCAGATGAGTGGCATTGGCCCAATGATGGGGCAGGCGATGTTTTTCCAACGGATTGCCGCACCAAAAGGTATTGAAGATCAATATGCCATTGATCGCTATGTAGCAGAATCCAGAAGACTTTTAGAAGTACTAGACCGACAGCTAGAAGGAAAGGAGTATTTGTTAGGAAAAGAATTCACTATCGTCGATATGGCGATGTATCCTTGGGCGCGTTCTTACCCTTGGGCAAAGGTCTCTATCGATGGATTAGAGAATTTGCAAACATGGTTTGACCGTATCGATGCTCGCCCGAAAACCCAAAAGGCTCTTACGATTCCAAAACCATTCCCTGCGTTTTTCGGGAAAGGTGAGATTGCTAGTTCCGAGTCAGAGAATGCATCTCGGTTTGATGCGTAA